The segment GCTTGGGCCATGCAGTGCTGCGTGCCAAGCAGCACGTCGGCTATGAGCCGTTCGCGGTTCTTCTCGGGGACGATCTGATCGACGCCCGGGACACTCTCCTCAGCGACATGATTGAGGTCCAGCAGAAGACCGGCGGATCCGTTGTAGCCCTCATTGAGGTGGAGCCCTCCCAGATCAGTGCCTATGGCTGTGCGGACATCGAGGATATCGGCGAGGACGGCTACGTCAGGATCAAGCAGCTTGTGGAAAAGCCGGCTGCAGATGAGGCTCCATCCAACCTGGCCGTGATTGGCCGCTATGTGCTTCACCCCGCCGTATTTGACGTCCTTGAGCACACCGAACCGGGACGGGGCGGGGAAATCCAACTGACGGATGCCCTCCAGGTCCTGGCCGCCGAGCAGGGCGAAGGCCGCGGCGTCTATGGAGTGGTCTTCCGCGGCCGTCGGTACGATACCGGGGACAAGCTCAGCTACCTCAAAGCCTGCGTCCAGCTGGCGTGTGACAGCGAAGACCTCGGTCCCGGTCTGCGTGAGTGGTTGCCCGGCTTCGCCGCCGGCCTCAGCAAGTAGCCCATTTTGTGGGGGGCGGCCATTTGGCCGGTGACGCTGGAGAGTGGGGACCTCATCTTGCGTCCCATTCATTACCGGGACAAGAAGGAATGGACCGAGGTCCGCTCGCGTAACAGTGACTGGCTGGCGCCTTGGGAAGCCTCCAACCCGGCCCCTGGTGGCCGCCTACCGAACTACCGGCAGATGGTGGCTTCCCTTAACGCGCAGGCCCGGCAAGCGAGTGCCCTTCCGTTTGTGATCACGGAGCGTATTCCCGGGTTCCCGGAGCCCAGGATCGTCGGGCAGCTCACGGTCTCCGCGATTATGTGGGGGTCGGCGATGACGGCCACGCTTGGCTACTGGGTCGACCAGGCTCGGGCCGGTCGCGGAATAGCCCCCACTGCGGTTGCCATGGCCACCGACCATTGCTTTGAAGCCCTTGGACTGCACCGGATGGAAATCAACATCAGGCCCGAGAACGGGCCGAGCCTACGGGTCGTTGAGAAGCTGGGATTCCGCGACGAAGGCCGCCGCGAGCGTTTCCTTCACATCAACGGAGAATGGGCTGATCATCGAAGCTTTGCGTTGACCTCGGAGGAGGTCCCCGGGGGCTTGCTGGCTGCTTGGCTGAGACGCGGAGCCAACTAGTCCGTTTGGGTGAATGAGAGTCGGTAAATCCATTGATTTGCCGACTCTCCGACGACACACCGTGGGCAATGCGGTGGCCTCTGCGTATTTGCTTCTACGGTTTTGATTGTGGACTTCCCTCTCAGCAGCTCAGTGATATTGGTCATTGCTGTCGCGCTGTGGATTGTTTGGGTTGCGCCATACATACTGCGGAATCGTCGCAACCACGTCCAAGTGGCCGGTGACGTCCCAGCGGATGTTATCGACGAAGACGCTCATGAACTGC is part of the Arthrobacter ramosus genome and harbors:
- the galU gene encoding UTP--glucose-1-phosphate uridylyltransferase GalU, encoding MTSNSCAVRKAVIPVAGLGTRFLPATKAMPKEMLPVVDKPAIQYVVEEAVGVGLNDILMITGRNKRALEDHFDRVPALEATLEAKGDLAKLDAVQATSGLGDIHYVRQGDPKGLGHAVLRAKQHVGYEPFAVLLGDDLIDARDTLLSDMIEVQQKTGGSVVALIEVEPSQISAYGCADIEDIGEDGYVRIKQLVEKPAADEAPSNLAVIGRYVLHPAVFDVLEHTEPGRGGEIQLTDALQVLAAEQGEGRGVYGVVFRGRRYDTGDKLSYLKACVQLACDSEDLGPGLREWLPGFAAGLSK
- a CDS encoding GNAT family N-acetyltransferase is translated as MWGAAIWPVTLESGDLILRPIHYRDKKEWTEVRSRNSDWLAPWEASNPAPGGRLPNYRQMVASLNAQARQASALPFVITERIPGFPEPRIVGQLTVSAIMWGSAMTATLGYWVDQARAGRGIAPTAVAMATDHCFEALGLHRMEINIRPENGPSLRVVEKLGFRDEGRRERFLHINGEWADHRSFALTSEEVPGGLLAAWLRRGAN